The Ananas comosus cultivar F153 linkage group 4, ASM154086v1, whole genome shotgun sequence region AAAAGGATAAAAGCAATAAGATAGTGGGCTGGGCTATTTTCATTAGTTTGatagtgttgaatataaatattaagcCTTCTCGGATAACTAAAGTTTTGGAGAAaaatagttgtttcatataatttaacatgatatttgAGCTCCACCTTGTGACTCCTTGCTTCATTTAAAAGAAGTTTTGAGCTTAGACATGAGGCGgggtgttgaatataaatatcaaagCCGCCGTTTTTTGAAAGCTTAAACTTCAGTAGAAAAAcagttgttttatataatttaacagataAACTTAATCTCTTTCTCTTCGATCTTTTTTTTGACAAAAGTATTAGTGAGCACTATTTTGATTAATCATTTTACTTGTTGAGATGCAGGTGATCAGATGATCTTCTTCATATTAATCTTGGTGGAGGCGGTTGGGCTCATACTCTCCTTCAAACCTTTCCTCCGAGTGCCGAGCTCAATGACCAGATCTTAATGGCATTCATGTATCGATCACGCATCCGAAATAGAGTAGATCAAATTCAATTTCTGATATGTAGATGTGGTTGTACGGGGCGCGATAAATCGTTTATGTTGTATGTGGTGATTTTGATGGCATCCGAAAATGCGGTGGTGTCGTATAGTGTGCGAgattatcatttatttttgtgtAATTCGGTGAGGCGAACTTTGCGTTTGCTAAAACTGGgaaaagagggaaaagaaatGTTGTAAGattgtttgaaatttttgagTCTATTTGCATTGTAATTGACCACATTGTGAAATCAAAATACGCTTGGTGTTTATTCATGTTGAGAAATTACTTGCTTTGTAAGCGGGCTcctgaactttcaatttttgATAATTAAACTCTTATgttcaattaaatttatcaatTACTTAATCATTTTCTTcgtatatattgtatatagttttatatgccttaaaaatacccaaaaatatgttgttttttttttttttgtattttaacaTGTAGAAAAAGCGATAAAAATTAAAGCTGGTTCAACTATTTCTTTATATTTCGTTGTTTGGTAGGATTATATAAACGAAATCTGATCAAAATGGTAGTGTAATTAGTAAGCTAGTTTAATGAGAGAAttctattaaactatttgataataCAAATAtggtaaaatacaaaaaaatgtataaaaaaaaaactcttttaggttaaaaattattaagtaGATAAATTcaccttttatttaaaatgacTCTCTTGAATCACTGTAATTAGAATTGCGGTTAAAATTTGCTCTCCCTAAGGCTTAAGGCAAACTTCATTTTAAATTAACCTTTGAaagttttataatttactaaataatcatattaaaatttcacttgACCAAATAATACTAATTGAAAGATAGTGAATGGTCTCccgtttttaataaaatttaagaattgtGAACAATTTTtagtacttttatttttatggaaTATTTACTGAATTAGAAAGAATAGAATTAACTGACCAAATAAAATTGTGGAAGGACCGGTTTGCAAATAAGAAATTTTATAggattatttggaaaaaaaatcctTCCAAGGGCGCTAGTAGATCCAACCCTAGAAacggacttttttataaaataaccttcTAAATTTTGGTATTTGCAAAATGACTctactaaaattatatttaaaaaagtaaCCCTTTTTTCCCATGTAGGGTTTGTGTTagaattttctcttaaaaatgGTGAATGACTTACCGTCTGCTTTCCTAATTTCTTACAAAAGTAGTGAATGATTCACTTATTTACTATATCtgtatataatcctaacaaccacgtaaatattttaacaaatcacatataatcttaacaatctaaaaattctaataatctatccatactatcataataatcaaatatcacatatcttaacaacttaaaaattctaataatttatctatataatcctaacaataaaaaaaatcctaataatctatccatacaatcataacaatcaaaaaaattttaataatctattcatacaatcttaacaatcaaacaaaaattctaataatctatacACAATCCTAATAAccttacttttttattttctgtataatttacgtacaattttaacggccttattttttttctctttacaaaaatttatgaagAAGGTGGTGAATTATTAGCCGTCTTAATAAAtgcggtgaacgatttaccgtGTTTTGAAAATTAGTTGTTAGTACGATTTTTTGCAAACTGTAAACTTTTAGAGggctattttgtaaaaaagtcattgagaaaccctaaccctaaaattaagtagtttttctctctctcgatcgcttgctctctctccctctctctctctctcatcgccGCTCCTCTTGTGTATGTGGATTCCCGTGACATCGAGGAAGGATTACGTGAAGGAAACTATTGATTGGATTTTTATGATTGTTTTCTAGTTGAGAACATCGatttttttgccaaaaaaaattgGTTGGGTTGGGAAATTCTTATGCGATGGGATTAACTGGATTGAGGTGAGTTCATGTTTCtttcaatctcttttttttcctttttttttttttaatgtttgtaATATATTAAACATTGTATAAGCATCTTCAACTTGATTTGAATCAAGCTAAGATCAAAGTAAATTCGAAGTTCATTTGAATCGCGTAAAAACTATTAATTGGGTTGGTTATGATTTCTCGGTTTCGAATAAATTTTTGCTGCAAATTTTCATCTGCAAAAGATAATTCTAAACGCAAGAAGAGGTTATTTACTTTGTCACTAATTCGCACCTGCAGGCGCGGAGTGGAAAGGAAAGAGGCCAGAAGCTCGAAGCACAAACTTGAAAAGAAACTTAACTTCTATGCTAGTAAGTTTCTCTTGTTATTTTGTTAGGTCGTCGCATCGATGTTCGTGTTGAGGGTCCATGATAAATTATTTGAAGCAATTGTAGTGTAGAATATGTCGCATCGAATAGTTCAATTTAAAGAATTATGCCCTTATTAGCTGTTGGATAGTAAAATGCTATTGAGAGGTACTTAATTTTTTAGGTTCTAACTAGATTTATACATTAGTTTGGATTCTGATGAACAATAATATGTGCATTTGTCTTAGTCGGTTCTATGACTTCTTGTGGCCAAGGGTTTGTGTATGACTTGCACATGGAGTGCCGTTATGCCAatggcatggtacggcacgtTGGCATGCCTCGACACAAACCtcaatttatatgtttataCAGTCGGCACGGATGGTACGGGCTTATTGGCACGGGCGGCGCGTGTCTGCCGTGCCAGACTGTGCCGACTGACACGGCAATCCTtgttgaattttagaatacgaGATTATGATAACTCTATACATCAACGGCTATCATCTTACTTTTCCTTAAATTCATGCTTTATTGAAAAACATGAAGTTTGGGAAGCTCGAACAGACTGATTCTTAATGTTTTGTTTTCTTATCATCTTGACAATAAGAGGTCTTCGGCATAATTATGTGACTTTTAGTTCATGCTAACTTAGCTAATATGCCCGAAACAAGTGACTATGTTTTGATATAGTGCTCGAGTCTGTTTCTGTTGCTCAATTGATGTGGTCCATATGGGCCATAATCTCCATTGTCTTATGGTCTGACACAGTCCATTTGAATGCTGCCCTGTTTCCTTGTTTTGCTtcgctttctttctctctctctctctaatatgtTGGGCTCTCTACTAGGATTCTTTAGTTCCAGTGTAtatattaaagttttttttttaaaatcatatataacatgatgtgatgttatattatattatgtataCCAGGGATTAAGTGCAAAAGCAGGGGGCTTTGCGCTGCACTAGTTGGCACGACGCCCCTCTCTATGTGCTTTCACCCCAATATGCCATCTTGATAGTTAAACGCCTACAACCTCCTGTAGTTTATTTATTACAGCATGAAAACAAATTGATTCTCAGATTCATCTCTTAGTTGGATAGTCTCAAAGTTTTATAGGATGACTTGAAGTTATAAGTTTGTGTCCACAGTAGTTGATGGAAATTTCTTCGTCTGTTTCAATTCTTTTGCCCTCTAATATGTCGCTATTTCACTCATTTAGTATCTTTCTGCCATCTATGGTTTTGCAATAGAGTATTGACAAATTAATGTCATGTCTCATAAACAAGAGGAAGACTATCTAGACCGGTAGAATTTGGTTGCTTCCTAACATGCATCTTGATTTTTCAAGGGATTATTAAATTAAGATGCCTTCTTCAACTACTCTACTGCTACTCCTACTCCCATGTTACTCTTAAGCAAACtgctcttattattattaatcttTAGAGCCATATCATAATGAAAGAGAGGCCACTTATTTAATTCGTAGAGCCCTAGACCTATAGAGTAATAGTTCTAATGATAAGGAAGGCAACTAAGAAAGGATATCTTTTAAATGACTATCTTAATCTAGTAAGGAAAATATTCCTCATCTAATTAGAACTCCTACTATCACTTCATGACCCGGAGCTAGTCATACCCACCATGGAAAATATTCCTTGTGTAATGAATTTTCCTCTGGGTGGATCGGCAGCTCTGTATAATTAATCACGTACAACTTCTAGGTGGCAaccttgtatttttttttattcatgatCCACTTCTTAGCACAGGCCTTGTTTGCGCTGCTTTTTCATTTGGATCTAActattttctttcattctttcagAAGTTAATGATGCGGTTGCAACGCTAAGTGCTAAGAAGGCAATCAGCAAGGTAataatacttctttttttttttttttaaaccggTGAATGTGAGTTCTGTTGTAGTAATAGTATAGTTCAGTTGCTCCTTTGgtcattattaataatttattgtatgttcaatctttgGAGCCCTTATTCGGGCTTCAATCTTTGCTTTttgtttgttgattttttttctttttctgtttttcgtTAATTCAAAGGCTTTTGCATTCATGTAAAACTTACTATCTAGAGACTTGATTTTAATGATCTGTAAGAACTTGGAGTCTAGTCCTGCTAAAAGTTACCTAGATAATGTGGACGGTGATTTGATAGCCTGTAAGAAATCGAGAGCAATCTGAAATTGAACAGATTACATGTCAACTCTCAGTTTGGACCCAAATTAACTAATTGGTTCAAACACAATGAATACCATATAAACATTGGAACTTTGTGGGCATTATTATATTTGATCCtagaatcttttttttaataatgtatAGATAGTCCATTAAATCATCTTACTGCATTAGTTTTGGAGGCTCAGACCACCGAGATTATTTTTGAAGAAACTTTGTTTTCTAAGTATATTTCACAAAGTCAATATGTAATTCCTTCAAGGTTGGCGATTTGATTTAAAATGCTAAAATTGGAAGGAACTGCATGCACGCTTTATTGAGTCCTAATAGTTGGCAAGTTAGGATTTTGAGCGCATGAATATTGTGGTATACTCGAAAGTATTTTACATTAATATACTTGCAAAATCACATATTCGTGTAGATGCACTTTTAAAGTTCCTGTTTGCATGTGTGCAGTGCCGCTTATAAATCTTGGATTTTGCATGCGTGCCTTTAGTTTCTTATCTTAAGATGGCCATTCGAAATAAGCTGTTGAAGAGTAAAAGGTATGGTTAACCCCTGTAATTGAAGGGTTTATTATGTAAAGAGGCACCTAAAGTTGCTATTTTCGCACTCAATCCGCTACTTAAAGccctttttctctctgtttCATATGATTTGTGGGCAACTTAAATCATAAGCTCCTGCTTACGCAAGTTACTTTACTGTGTTGATCTGTCGAGAAGTTTGTCGCTCTCTACTGAGATTTCTCACTCTTAGCAGAAAAGGAGGCTAAGGAGCCGACAGAGGAAGCTGAAGTCGTATGATCTCTCGGCCCTTAAAGAGCTTCTTCCGGATCTCGATGCACCGAGCCAGTGCTCCACTGCTGCCAACTTAAAGCTGAACTGCAAGTCTCGGCAGAAGATTGTGTACTTGTTCCTGAACTCATCTGTtacaattcttttttattattactattttcttTAACTAAATGGTCAAAATGTGTGGCTAAACCTGTTCTTCGGCCTATTAACTAGTCCCGGAGCTTTTCacataaatctttttttttttcccctgaacTTTCCCGCTGTTTGTGATTGCATCCTTGGATCCGCTTGCCGTCCAACGTCCTATAAGTCGTGTGCTCTGCTCGTGACCCATGCCCTATAAAATGACCGTTTTTATTCGTTAATTATTCACTTTATTTGGTTCAGGGCTAAAATGGCTATCTTTTAAGACAGGAATTCTCGGTACAATTTACgcttcttttttctgtttcttctatCATTGAATTTACTGTCGATCCGTATTACACTTTGGCAGGCAAAGAGAAGGCGCGCAACTACGAGCCGTACTGAATGACCCCACCTTCGCTATTGATCCATTCTCAGCCATCCATCAACATCTTGTGAGAACTCAACCACCTCCGCCGCCTGGGGACCAAGAAAAGCGTTCAGCGAAAAGtaagaacaagaaaaagaagaatagaaggaaaaaaacatCGTCGAGCACCCAATCGATGGATTTGTAGTCGTTTGAAAGTGAAACCAAATTTCTGCTGAGAAGCTCGAAGATCTTCATCCGAAAGTTGTCGGAACTTTGGTGGCTGATTTGCTGGCAGGCTGCTTTCAGTAATTTCCTTGCTTTTCAAGGAAACATCACTCTATTTTCCTTCATCTGATTTTCCATTTTGGTCCCAAAACTCCCCCCCACCCCTTTTTGGGTAATCATATCCTTAATCTTTAGGGTTAATCGCACCATTAGCTCATAACCTTCACCCATTTTTTTCACATTGGCCCCTAACCTTTTTTTCTCGTATGCGCCTTTATCATGCCGAGTCCAATCCCACGACCTTTAATGTCTTCTCTGCATTGACGTCCACCTCAATTCGCACACGACAACTGCTGCCTCTTTTGAAGCATTCTGCATCCTTGATATAGAGTTTGAATCGTAGCACCAGACTTTAAGAAACTTGGAAAGGAGATTAACAATGCTTATTCTCTCAAAACCAGCTTTTTTGCGTTAAGTccctctcaaatttttttttaataaatgattctaacaaatttatatttacacatATGGTCCTTTTTTTGTCACGCAAATGTCACGTttgtatttttaagttgaatacggtgaatgaatCACCGTGTTTAAATACGATGATTGAATTATCGTgttcatattcttttttttttacttgggggcgaaaaaaatacaaaaaagaagaacatgTGATTCAATCACCGTTTTTTAacttacaaatatttttatgtaaatataa contains the following coding sequences:
- the LOC109708362 gene encoding uncharacterized protein LOC109708362, with the translated sequence MGLTGLRRGVERKEARSSKHKLEKKLNFYAKVNDAVATLSAKKAISKKRRLRSRQRKLKSYDLSALKELLPDLDAPSQCSTAANLKLNCKSRQKIVQREGAQLRAVLNDPTFAIDPFSAIHQHLVRTQPPPPPGDQEKRSAKSKNKKKKNRRKKTSSSTQSMDL